The sequence TGAATATTTTGGCTTGTTGTTATATTTTCTTCTATTAGTTATTAACTTGTGCTGCTCCCTCACTTCCCTTCTTTCTGGCATGGATATACTTGTATTACAAAGCATGCTTTTGTTTCCATTATCATCTAAAATCTAATGAGCTGTAATCTCAATGTGACTATATGGCGTGTATACAGCAGTTACAATAAGAGCTGCCAGGGCTAATCCATTATTCTTGCACCAAAGCAAAAATTTTTGCAGAAATGATCAAGTACTTGTACATACAGTGCAAtcgctttttatttttaatgatcCGCTGGATGTTTTCTGTAAAATAAAGTAATTATATGAAAGTTAGCTAAATGTAATAACCCTGTGATACCTCTGCTTCAACACAGAAGTGAAGTACCAGTGCAGTATAGAAGGATAGGCTGTACCCCTATGAAATAATGGGGGTGAACATCCCAGTGTTCTCAAGAGCTAGATAGTGACATTGTATCCTCATAGTAAAGGGAGTTTGGTCATTGTGCTCACAAATACAtcagcctccttccttcctttgcAGCTCGTTCtcagtttcttcttttttttttttccccttttacttTTGCATCATACTCTTCCGTGTCTTTACAAACCTTTTCTTCCCCTgccaatttaaagtgtcactgttataatttttaaaatctaaatcaacagttcaatagtagatgtgaaatgaagcgAGTTTGCAGTACACATTCATTAATTTTGTTGTTATGTTGGaaaaaaacaaagctgaacttaccagaaatccaggcctagtctcctgaaggcagattttctgacttgtgctggttgaaaaaaaacagactaagggtcagttcacacgtacagactcgcagcgtaaatctcgctgcgagtctgtcaggccctggcagttcactgtcactacatactcgcagctgtctgaacgactgctgcgtgtatgtaattatGCCAGCccgttaaccccttctgctgccgcccggctcccgctctgtatacactaCCTCTTCTCGCTGCACTGGGtcctggcgtactgctctcccgcccggccaatcagtgtgttgcctagCCACTAATTGgacgggtgggagagcagtacgctgggaccccatgcagcgaggagaggtaatatatacagAGTGGGAGCCGGGTGGCAGCAGAAGGGATTAAGGGGCCGGCataattacatacacgcagcggtcgttcagacagctgcgagtatgtagtgacagtgaactgccagggcCTGACAGACTTGCATGAGACTCACGCTGCAAGTCTGTACAATGGGGTTTTCCTACAAGCCTCACGTCTCACCCGTCTACAGGATAGATCAGTGATCCCAAATCTGTTGCTTTCCAGCCATtgtaaagctacaattcccagcatgccttgacagACGTGAACTGTTAAGGATTGtactttatgtatttattatatggAAAGCTGACATTTGGGCATCACTGGTAACAATGATAGGTGTCTGATTGCTGTGGGCCCCGCTGCTTGGTTGCCACTGGTTGTTAAAGTTGGGGTTTTGTTTCTTCCATTTTAAATGGAGATGAATAATTGGAAATGCCCAATTGCCACTTCATTCAGCTGTTTGGATCTGACAGAGTTGTTTAGAGCAGCAGTATGCATGCCCAGCTGCCATTTCATCTGAACAGGGGACACAgaacttctgttttttttgtgatTGGTGTCCTCTCCAGTTATCAGACACTTGTCACACATGTATTTTTCCTGTCATCAATACAACAGAGAAATGACAGAACAGATATAACTAAGCTGGACAAGTAGTGGCTGTTGGCCAAACTTGTATGCCGTATCTGGGTAGGGTATATTCTTCTGGCAATGCTTACCCTGGGGTAGGGTATAAAATGTTTTAGATCTTGGCTTCTGTTGATGGGAGTTTGCAGGGCATTTGGGTTCAAGTACAtagacatcacaatgttatcagcTAACTTAAGAAATTTAGGCTGGTAAATTAACCTAATATTTAGTGGGATATGTAACATTGCAGATCATTTCATATACATGATTCAGGATTTCTGATAGTTATTCTGATAACAGAATAATAGTCGCAGCAGTGTACTCTGCATTTTAGCATGAGGAAAGTATTTTCTGTTTTCTAGCCATCTGAAATGTCTATCACTGAATTCCAATCCTAAAATGGTTCGGGTTGTTGTCATTCCCTAAGGCCTTGTCTGTGCCAGGGCCATCTGTATAAAGCCCTATGTATGTGCATGCTCTGGCACGCTCTTtgaaggctatggacacctttattATTTTGAACAGATGCTACCTTGAGTAAGAAAGGTTGCATTATGTGTTATTCTTCAATCCTTACTCTTTAAATGTTTAGACAGTTTCAAAAAGGCGTGAGGGATCTACGGTCATATAGCCCGACCGCTTGATTGGTTGtaccttgtaaaggcactgcaaacgagtgctgatctcacaGACCGCCACTTGTTTGCGTCCTTGCATGGCTTGGTATGGGGCTGTGTAAAATGGCCTTTATGCTGAGATGTGATTACCTCTCACTGTTTGCTGTTTCATGTAAGTCAAATGCAGCAGAACAGTCAGCTATATGAAGGAGTTAGGCCGTATCACACAGCCAGATATTGAGGaagaagcgagtgccgacctgtcagatcagcgattGCCTCCTCCTCATTCCttgctcactgcctgtgctattacacgcacagacacaaagagagggtggggggcatatagcttttattttttctCGCTGTACCTGCCACTCACAGCAggttcggccatcagtataaggtgtatagggctctTCAAACTGATGATAATGTTGTTGAAGATTGGGGCCAGTCgtgatagaaaatcactgcctgatccCTCTGTTCTCGGACAGATAAGCTACATTCAGACCTCTCCAGCTGAGGCTTAACCCACCATGTAGAATACAGGAAAGCTTGGCCTTGCCGAATGTTCCTGTCTATAGGGGGGGGCGGTAGAGATCACTAACCAACGGGTGATCATTCGTCCGtcggttattaaaggtgtatagcCACCTTTAGGCTATCGGAGACCTTACTGCTTGGAAACTTGGTATTGCCCAGATTGCACTTACCAATAGAATAAAATGAACATAATTTATGCCACATATTGAGTTATGCAAAAACAATGGTGAAATTGCTATAATTTGCATTTGCTAGGAAACCGCAGATGATGGGAGTTAAGAACTAATGTGAGAAGCTCAACAGGGAGGGAGTTCTGTAAACCAGCCagagccctaagggccctattacacggagcgataatcagctgaatcaggccgattatcactctgtgtaatagagacagcgatcatcggctgatcgtttctttaagtccagacctaaaattgttggctgTCGACCGCGCATTgccatgtgtaatagcgatgcgcagccgGTGGCTAacaattaaataaactgttatacatatCCACACTCCCGAccacctcctgccctctgctgTCTTCCTGAGACCCcatgctgcagcttctctgagctgacaggcctcttataaagtgatcaacgatttctcgtttggtcgttaatcgttaactgcattttaaccgaacgattattgtttagattcaaacgatttaacgataatctgaacaataatcgtccggtggaatagggcccttaggcaataAGCTCGAGAAGCTGCAGCACACGGTGACAAGTAATGTATTaacagggctgcacagacatcgctaactatgtctgtgcagcccttgctgaacgataatcgagccatgtaaaTACGCTCAGTAAACGAGCATTTACAATTATTGATTGGGCCACCATCAGCCCGTTTAATGTTtgagcatctttttttttttttttccttatcccTTTTCAGATTTGAAGCTGCTTCTTATAAATGGAGAGAGATGCCCTATGATACATGATAACTGATACATTCAAATCTAAGTATTTAAATAAGATGTAACCAAGGAACGTTTTGTCACCTTGCGTACCTCCAAAGCATTGGATAGTATTAGAATTGTTACCTTATAGCTGCACCTGACAGGGTCATTCAGAGCTGATCCTTCTGTAATAAATAATGTATTCTGGTGTGGATATCATGACATGGTATTGGTCTGGTGTCCTATCACCTCCCTAATGCTTTTTTAGTTATCTTATAAGGATTTAGTCCATTTACTATATCGAGTGCAGCTAGCTTGCAGAGCTAGAATCTTTctgttggtgtttttttctttcttggaaGATTGCAGGGTAACCTATAcattttggtgggggggggggggagaatgagTTTATTTTCTCTATAGTCTGAGTGCAAGATGTGCTATGTTgacaatgtgtatactgtgcatctgccgctgcagccaatcacaagccTCAGTGATTCTTGTGTGTATCGCACGTACACtgaggctagtgattggctgcagtatcACATGCATAGAGTACATGATGACATCATACTCCAGAAAAATGTTGGCCAGAGCAGTGGGTAAAACAAGTGGCCGTGGTATTCTGCATGTGGTccactactatactatattatattgtGAAATCACAAATTGTGCCGCATGACACTTAGTTGTTATTAGTTACATAAAGTAATTCACAAACGACTTGGAAAAGTTCTGTATGACCCATTcaggtataaaaataaaaaagcacttATATATGGGCAAAATAAAACCCTAAGGGCAATTAATTTTGGCGTTGTAGCTCATGCCCACATGTACCATTCTGCCCACATTTCTGTTTTTGCTCTGTGTTGTAAAAGTCTTTGCCCTGTCATGAAAAAGGCCATATTTGTTAGTTGGACATTACAGACTTTTCTCTGACACCCTTCTCTCCAGAACTTCATCCTAAACACCCCAGTCCAGAATCGCCTGGCTCTCCCTTTGAAATGATTGCCAACAGCTCAGGCTTTGAGTTTAAGGACTGTGAAGATAGAGCTCTAAGCCACGGACTTTCACAAATTTCTACCCAAAGACCCCTCCATGATCAATCTCCCAAGGCCAATGAGCCCATCTTGACTGGGTACAAAAACCCAAGTTGTGTTTATGAGGAGAAATTTATTAGCACGTTTCCCATACAGGATGTGTTAACACACAGGCCAGAAGACTTTGAGCCTGGACATTTGTCTGAGCCCAATAAATCATCGGACCATCAGTTTTCATTATTCCACAAAGGCAACGTTGTTAAACCATCAGAATATGAAGACTGTACAAAGCCCAACCTGGACCCGTTTGTAGAGGTTGGTTCTGTAAGAAGTGAAGATGGTTCTTACGATGCAAAGACTGACCTTCGGTGGCCAGATGCAGAGGAAGACATGGATAGCTCTGGAGAGTCTGATGACACGGTTATAGATGCAGGATGGAGAGTCAAAGCTTCGCTAGCGGATCAAAGGGAGCATGCAGAGGATGGTTGGGTTGAGCTCGGTGATGCACACAAAGGGAGTGAACCTAGACAAGAAGCCATAACAAGGTCGGAGAATGTGACCAATAATTCCAAAGCCTTACCTCTAGGCGACAGTGTCCCTGAGAAGTTTAGCAGCACCATTTCAAAGACTCCAGACTCTCCACATAGTGAAGGCTTTGTTGACTTGGCAGAAACATGCGTCAGCGACCCTCATACAGAAGCCACTCGCTCTTCAGAGTCTGAGTCCTCTGAAGATAAAGTGCAGGAAAGTCTGACAATTGAAGCCCTAAAAGCATTGGCTGCTGGGGTGCAAGAATGGAATTCGGAAAGTCGTGAATCCTCTCCAGAAGTCCTGTCTCCCCAGTTCTCCAACTTTAAGGAATTAAGAGAGAGACCAGATCAAGCAGAATTACAGCTCGGATCTACTGTTGGTTTTACAGCTTTCAAAGGTAAAGAAGAATTGTTATCCAATTGCACCGTTGGCATGATCCTCACATTATTGACTTACACAGTTCATGCCCAATCATCTGTTGTTGGCATGCACTATTGGCATGAGCCATGAACCACTGGCATGCGCTAGATGTCTTAATACCCATTGCAGATACGCATCATAGATGCTCAGCGGCACATCTCTGACTCACCGCATGTGCAACTTGCTCTTGGCACAGCAATCTGCCCTTTCTGCACACATTGCTGCCATGCACGGCTATCcaatttttaccttttttaccTGCTTCTTTTACCTTTTATGTACTTTCTGTAAGTTTGGATTGGCATGTATGTATCCTCCCTGTGTACTTCTCCTTATCTACTGTGCTtttacatgtttgtttatgtgaatatatatattacatatttctCATCTCTGGATTTCTGTAAATCAACGGCATCCAAAACCCATACATTCGTAAAAGGGGTTTATCCAAATACTAAAATTTATCACATGTCTAAAGAATTGATTGGTatctgattggtaggggtctgtCTACTGTGCTCGCTACTGATCATAAGAATGGAGGCCCCCTTGTCTCACAAACGAATGGAGTAGCACTCCACATGTTGCCAGTAGTTGAACCACTGTCTATGAAATACTTATTACCTACCATATGATTATTTTAGGATAACCCCCTTTATTCACTTCATTATGTTTCTAGATGATTTCTAGAGAAGAATGTaactagagcatgctcaagtccgtctGAACCTGgaagtctcagcatttgattactgaaaaAGTTGGGTGGAACTTCTTTAGTTTCCAGTATTAGAATGCTGAGACTtccaggttcggatggacttgagcatgctcttcTTGCGCTCATCTGTAATTTACATTTTATTGACTGGTGCATGAAATTCTCCATACATCAATTCAGTGTTAAACATGTAGAATAGTATAAAGCAATATCTGTCCTATAAATGAAATACTTGCCCAAGCTATGTCagtctagagcagtgattttcaaccttttttgagccgcggcacactttttatacttaaaaaatccggGGGCACATCactaacc is a genomic window of Dendropsophus ebraccatus isolate aDenEbr1 chromosome 4, aDenEbr1.pat, whole genome shotgun sequence containing:
- the RTN3 gene encoding reticulon-3 isoform X1, whose protein sequence is MAETGGHQSSHISSSSVGEKGGSCAELHPKHPSPESPGSPFEMIANSSGFEFKDCEDRALSHGLSQISTQRPLHDQSPKANEPILTGYKNPSCVYEEKFISTFPIQDVLTHRPEDFEPGHLSEPNKSSDHQFSLFHKGNVVKPSEYEDCTKPNLDPFVEVGSVRSEDGSYDAKTDLRWPDAEEDMDSSGESDDTVIDAGWRVKASLADQREHAEDGWVELGDAHKGSEPRQEAITRSENVTNNSKALPLGDSVPEKFSSTISKTPDSPHSEGFVDLAETCVSDPHTEATRSSESESSEDKVQESLTIEALKALAAGVQEWNSESRESSPEVLSPQFSNFKELRERPDQAELQLGSTVGFTAFKVHDLLYWRDVKKSGMVFGGTMVLLLSLAAFSIISVISYLILALLTVTISFRIYKSVMQAVQKSDEGHPFKALLDKDITLSSENLQKKANASLGHVNHALKYIVRLFLVEDLVDSLKFALLMWLMTYVGAVFNGITLLILGVLVAFSAPIVYEKYKVQIDHYVSLVHGHVKSITEKIQAKLPAALKKKTE